The following coding sequences lie in one Pseudarthrobacter phenanthrenivorans Sphe3 genomic window:
- a CDS encoding DUF1810 domain-containing protein, with amino-acid sequence MNDPYDLERFVTAQDSGGTGEGGTYAQALAELQLGKKTGHWMWFIFPQLAGLGQSPTSRKFAITSLDEARAYLDHEVLGPRLLECCQALTNHAGRTAQEILGGVDARKLHSSMTLFLRAAPGETVFKTILAQFFDGQPDEATDALLAQQDAD; translated from the coding sequence ATGAACGATCCCTATGACCTGGAACGCTTCGTCACCGCCCAGGACAGCGGCGGCACCGGAGAGGGCGGAACCTATGCCCAGGCGCTGGCGGAGCTGCAGCTCGGGAAGAAGACGGGGCACTGGATGTGGTTCATTTTTCCCCAGCTGGCAGGCCTCGGCCAAAGCCCTACCTCCCGGAAATTCGCCATTACCTCGCTTGATGAAGCCCGGGCCTATCTGGACCATGAGGTCCTCGGCCCGCGGTTGCTGGAATGCTGCCAGGCGCTGACCAACCACGCCGGCCGCACCGCCCAGGAGATCCTGGGCGGCGTCGACGCCCGCAAGTTGCATTCGTCCATGACGCTGTTCCTCCGTGCAGCGCCGGGCGAAACCGTATTCAAGACAATCCTGGCGCAGTTCTTTGACGGCCAACCGGACGAGGCAACGGACGCCCTGCTCGCGCAACAGGATGCGGACTGA
- a CDS encoding TraR/DksA family transcriptional regulator, whose amino-acid sequence MPDFERFRILLEEEWRRKVELLPALRADIAAANSARQDSNVDDEHDPEGSTIAFELSQASALLKQSASGLDQVEAALARIAAGTYGTCAVCGEAIAEGRLEARPWTPYCIRHAGGGRRR is encoded by the coding sequence ATGCCCGATTTCGAAAGGTTCCGGATCCTTCTCGAGGAGGAATGGCGGCGGAAGGTTGAGCTCCTGCCCGCCCTCCGCGCGGACATCGCCGCGGCAAACTCTGCCCGGCAGGACTCCAATGTGGATGACGAACATGATCCAGAGGGCTCCACTATCGCTTTCGAGCTGTCCCAGGCATCGGCCCTGCTGAAGCAAAGCGCGTCCGGTCTGGACCAGGTGGAAGCTGCCCTGGCCCGTATCGCAGCCGGCACTTATGGCACCTGCGCGGTATGCGGCGAGGCCATTGCCGAGGGCAGGCTTGAAGCCCGGCCCTGGACCCCGTACTGCATCCGCCATGCGGGCGGGGGGCGTCGCCGGTGA
- a CDS encoding C40 family peptidase: MSKNSTTARHRATPDRSIVLQGLAVTAKSQARTLGRPALAVAAASGIAFGVGAPAHAGVSGPDTTETTNVQATAAPAATVAAPAAAAGAVHTVVSGDTLGAISASYGVSLNDVLSANGLSISAIIYPGDQIQIPAAGYAAPAAAAPVQAASAPANTGMNLAYASTTAAPAPAPAPAVSGTGTGAAILANAYGQVGIQQDCTAMVEKALRAVGKSVGDLAPTQFFQYGTTVGSPAPGDLVITAGHVGVYAGDGQVVSGGVDGYKTEVHSISWLGGASFVRVA, from the coding sequence GTGTCAAAAAATTCCACCACCGCCCGTCACCGCGCGACTCCGGACCGCTCAATCGTGCTCCAGGGCTTGGCTGTAACGGCCAAGTCACAGGCCCGGACGCTGGGCCGGCCGGCCCTCGCCGTTGCCGCTGCATCCGGCATTGCGTTTGGCGTCGGAGCTCCGGCGCACGCTGGCGTGAGCGGCCCGGACACCACCGAAACCACTAACGTCCAGGCGACTGCAGCCCCGGCCGCCACGGTTGCCGCCCCGGCAGCAGCAGCAGGCGCGGTCCACACCGTCGTCTCCGGCGACACCCTGGGCGCCATCTCGGCCTCCTATGGCGTGAGCCTGAACGACGTTCTGTCCGCCAATGGCCTGTCGATCTCCGCGATCATCTACCCGGGTGACCAGATCCAGATTCCGGCCGCCGGCTACGCAGCACCTGCCGCCGCCGCTCCGGTGCAGGCCGCATCCGCTCCTGCCAATACCGGTATGAACCTGGCCTATGCCTCCACCACCGCAGCCCCGGCCCCCGCGCCTGCTCCCGCAGTAAGCGGCACCGGCACGGGCGCCGCCATCCTGGCGAACGCCTACGGCCAGGTGGGAATCCAGCAGGACTGCACCGCCATGGTGGAGAAGGCCCTTCGTGCCGTGGGCAAGTCCGTGGGCGACCTTGCTCCCACCCAGTTCTTCCAGTACGGCACCACCGTGGGCTCCCCGGCCCCGGGTGACCTGGTCATCACCGCAGGCCACGTGGGCGTTTACGCCGGTGACGGCCAGGTAGTCAGCGGCGGCGTGGACGGTTACAAGACCGAGGTCCACTCCATCAGCTGGCTCGGCGGCGCTTCCTTCGTGCGGGTGGCATAG
- a CDS encoding protein adenylyltransferase SelO, with translation MTAAAESMITFEGRFARELAELAVPWQAEEAPHPELLVLNEALVDELGMAPEYLRSPEGVRLLLGNHIPAGATPVAQAYAGHQFGGYSPLLGDGRALLLGEIVDDGGRLRDVHLKGSGRTPFARAGDGRAVIGPMLREYLISEAMHALGIPTTRALAVVATGRAVRRETMLPGAVLARVASSHLRVGSFQYARATENVELLRRLADHAISRHHPAAAEAENPYLALFEAVVAAQARLVAKWMLVGFVHGVMNTDNMTISGETIDYGPCAFMDAFNPGAVYSSIDVGGRYAYANQPVIAEWNLARLAEAMLPLFNEDQEQAVGPAVEALGRFRSQYSDAWFNGMKEKLGLPASMAGTPEGDAASDVVDGVVALLKDGPVDYTQFFRNLGHAARGNSRPARGMVLDLAAFDAWAERWTALNPDSGLMDRVNPVYIARNHLVEEALAAATEGDLGPFNRFLDVVRSPFQERQGLERYTEGPPEDFGDYRTFCGT, from the coding sequence GGTCCTGAATGAAGCCTTGGTGGACGAACTGGGGATGGCGCCGGAGTACCTGCGCTCTCCCGAAGGCGTGCGCCTCCTGCTGGGCAACCACATTCCGGCAGGCGCCACCCCCGTTGCCCAGGCATACGCCGGGCACCAGTTTGGCGGGTATTCGCCCCTGCTCGGTGACGGCCGGGCCCTCCTCCTCGGTGAAATCGTGGACGACGGCGGCCGGCTGAGGGATGTTCACCTGAAGGGTTCCGGACGCACCCCCTTCGCACGGGCCGGGGATGGCCGCGCGGTCATCGGCCCCATGCTGAGGGAGTACCTGATTAGCGAAGCCATGCATGCCTTGGGCATTCCCACTACCCGGGCACTGGCCGTGGTGGCAACAGGGCGGGCCGTGCGCAGGGAGACGATGCTTCCCGGCGCTGTCCTGGCCCGCGTGGCAAGCAGCCACCTGAGGGTGGGAAGTTTCCAGTACGCGCGGGCCACCGAGAACGTGGAACTGCTCCGCAGGCTCGCCGACCATGCCATCAGCCGGCACCATCCCGCAGCCGCTGAAGCAGAGAATCCCTACCTGGCGCTCTTTGAAGCGGTGGTGGCCGCACAGGCCCGGCTGGTGGCCAAGTGGATGCTGGTGGGCTTTGTGCACGGCGTCATGAATACGGACAATATGACCATTTCCGGCGAGACCATCGACTACGGCCCCTGTGCCTTCATGGACGCCTTCAACCCGGGCGCGGTCTACAGCTCCATTGACGTTGGGGGCCGGTATGCGTACGCCAACCAACCGGTCATAGCAGAGTGGAATCTCGCCCGGCTGGCCGAGGCAATGCTGCCGCTGTTCAACGAGGACCAGGAGCAGGCAGTGGGCCCGGCAGTGGAGGCGCTGGGCAGATTCCGCAGCCAGTACAGCGACGCCTGGTTTAACGGGATGAAGGAAAAACTCGGACTGCCGGCAAGCATGGCCGGGACCCCGGAAGGAGACGCCGCGTCGGACGTGGTGGACGGAGTGGTTGCGCTGCTGAAAGACGGGCCCGTGGACTATACCCAGTTCTTCCGGAACCTGGGCCACGCCGCCCGCGGCAACTCCAGGCCTGCCCGGGGAATGGTCCTGGACCTGGCAGCCTTTGATGCCTGGGCCGAACGCTGGACTGCGCTGAACCCCGACTCCGGCCTGATGGACCGGGTAAATCCGGTATACATCGCGCGCAACCACCTGGTGGAGGAAGCGCTGGCTGCGGCCACTGAGGGCGACCTTGGCCCGTTCAACCGTTTCCTCGACGTGGTGCGTTCCCCGTTCCAGGAGCGCCAGGGGCTGGAACGCTACACGGAGGGGCCGCCGGAGGACTTCGGAGATTACCGGACTTTCTGCGGCACCTAG
- a CDS encoding DNA alkylation repair protein, with amino-acid sequence MNGGSDDVAAAAGFIDHTLQNEGAWYRADDVELRLGGALASYGSSVGAVRGTVRDALRKFKELDHDAVAMLASVLWGQPGPGTRPVFERRLAAVVLLQSRVKLLRHSDLTRIEGFLRSAGSRELVDPLLADVVRPLLAGLAPRERQRAGVVLARWSQDPDGQLRAAAAFLEDQPRSDDLHKSAQAPHKGEIT; translated from the coding sequence GTGAACGGCGGAAGTGATGACGTGGCAGCGGCTGCCGGCTTCATTGACCACACCCTCCAGAACGAGGGCGCCTGGTACCGGGCGGACGACGTCGAACTGCGGCTGGGCGGTGCACTTGCCTCCTACGGGTCCTCCGTAGGTGCCGTCCGCGGCACCGTACGCGACGCGCTGCGGAAGTTCAAAGAACTGGACCACGACGCCGTAGCCATGCTGGCCTCGGTGTTGTGGGGCCAGCCGGGGCCTGGCACCAGGCCTGTTTTTGAGCGGCGGCTTGCCGCCGTGGTGCTGCTGCAGTCGCGTGTGAAACTCCTGCGCCACTCCGACCTGACCAGGATCGAGGGCTTCCTTCGGTCCGCAGGAAGCCGGGAACTGGTGGATCCGCTGCTGGCCGACGTAGTGCGGCCCCTGCTGGCCGGGCTGGCGCCACGGGAGCGCCAGCGGGCGGGCGTGGTACTGGCCAGATGGAGCCAGGACCCGGACGGGCAACTGCGCGCGGCAGCAGCCTTCCTTGAAGACCAGCCCCGCAGCGACGACCTGCACAAAAGCGCCCAAGCCCCGCATAAAGGAGAAATAACATGA